The genomic segment CCGTGCTGTACTACGAGTCGATCGGGTTGCTGAAGCCGTCCGGGAGGACGCTCGGCAACTACCGGCAGTACGGCGAGAAGGACACCGAGCGCCTTCGGCAGATCTGCGCCTATCGCCATGTGGGCCTGAGCCTTGCTGATATCCGGTCGGTGCTGGGCCACGCCACCAGTGACGCGGCGTCCGTGCTGCAGCGACGGTTGCTGGAGCTGGATGCGGAGATCGAGACACTGCGCAGCCATCAGCGGGGAATCCTCAGGCTCCTCGAGCACAAAGGGTTCAGGAGAGCAGAGATGATCACCAAGGAGAAGTGGGTCGGCATCATGAAGGGCTGCGGGTTCTCCGACGATCAGATGCACGCCTGGCACGTCGAGTTCGAACGCTCGGCGCCAGCGGAACACCAGGAGTTCCTCGAGTTCCTGCACATCCCGG from the Vicinamibacterales bacterium genome contains:
- a CDS encoding MerR family transcriptional regulator; the protein is MLTVTGLARRCGLSRSTVLYYESIGLLKPSGRTLGNYRQYGEKDTERLRQICAYRHVGLSLADIRSVLGHATSDAASVLQRRLLELDAEIETLRSHQRGILRLLEHKGFRRAEMITKEKWVGIMKGCGFSDDQMHAWHVEFERSAPAEHQEFLEFLHIPVDEIKKIREWSKKGGKG